A DNA window from Castanea sativa cultivar Marrone di Chiusa Pesio chromosome 7, ASM4071231v1 contains the following coding sequences:
- the LOC142643097 gene encoding lysM domain-containing GPI-anchored protein 2 isoform X1, producing the protein MGYAKVLVGVLLFITLATTSTAQPPPTFTCSATAKSTCHSLVDYVSPNTTVLSTIQSLFQITRFHDLLGANGFPTSTSPSETLQAQQRIKIPFTCRCENGTGVSDRAPVYTVKKDDGLYHIAFDIFSNLVTYQEIAKVNGIPNPDKIEVGQRLWIPLPCSCDDVEGAKVVHYGHVVESGSSVDQIATVYGTTPAILLKLNGMTNASQLQANQVLDVPLIACNSSVNSSSLDYPLLVANGTYVYTANDCVNCKCSSGNNYILQCEASGLKPSPKTWSTCPAAQCNGTSSLYLLGNVTTASTTCNQTTCAYSGFTNESIFTTLATESTCPAGGPTGSPTSSPGSDASKNGMQGFRWNFLFISIQLIILCFTLS; encoded by the exons ATGGGTTATGCTAAAGTGTTGGTGGGTGTACTCTTGTTCATCACTCTAGCCACCACATCAACGGCTCAGCCTCCACCAACCTTCACGTGCTCCGCCACAGCAAAGTCCACGTGTCACTCTCTGGTTGACTACGTGTCCCCAAACACAACCGTCCTGTCCACCATCCAATCCCTCTTCCAAATCACGAGATTCCACGACCTCTTAGGAGCCAACGGCTTTCCCACCTCCACCTCACCAAGCGAGACCCTACAAGCGCAGCAGAGGATCAAAATCCCCTTCACTTGCCGCTGCGAAAACGGGACAGGTGTCAGCGACAGAGCCCCCGTGTACACGGTGAAAAAAGACGACGGGCTGTACCATATCGCTTTCGACATTTTCTCAAATTTAGTAACGTACCAAGAAATCGCTAAGGTTAATGGGATACCTAATCCGGACAAGATTGAGGTTGGGCAAAGGCTGTGGATCCCACTGCCTTGTAGCTGTGATGACGTGGAGGGTGCTAAGGTCGTTCATTATGGACACGTGGTGGAATCTGGGAGCTCGGTGGATCAGATTGCTACGGTGTATGGGACCACACCGGCTATTTTGTTGAAGCTCAATGGGATGACTAATGCTAGTCAGCTTCAGGCCaatcaagttcttgatgttCCTCTCATAG CTTGTAATTCCAGTGTAAACAGCAGCTCCTTGGACTACCCTTTACTTGTTGCCAATGGCACTTATGTCTACACTGCTAATGATTGTGTGAACTGCAAATGTTCCTCAGGGAACAACTATAT ACTACAATGTGAGGCTTCTGGACTGAAACCATCACCCAAAACCTGGTCAACTTGCCCTGCAGCGCAATGTAATGGTACAAGCAGTCTATATCTTCTTGGCAATGTCACCACAGCTTCGACAACTTGTAACCAAACTACCTGTGCCTATTCTGGTTTCACAAACGAAAGCATTTTTACAACCCTTGCCACAGAGTCCACTTGTCCTGCAG GTGGACCAACTGGCTCACCAACTAGCTCACCAGGTTCTGATGCTTCTAAGAATGGTATGCAAGGTTTTAGATGGAACTTTCTTTTCATCTCTATTCAGTTGATCATCCTCTGTTTTACTCTTTCCTAG
- the LOC142643097 gene encoding lysM domain-containing GPI-anchored protein 2 isoform X2 produces MGYAKVFVGVLFLFVTLATTSAIKCTTNTTTTNSTCRSLIDYVPVNDTVLSAVKSLFQIKRFHDLLGANDFSTSTLPNQTLPAKQRIRIPFTCRCVNGTGVSDRAPVYKVKKDDGLYNIAFFTFSNLVTYQEIAKVNGIPNPDKITVGQELWIPLPCSCDEVEGAKVVHYGHVVESGSSVDQIATVYGTTPAILLNLNGMANASQLLAGQVLDVPLKACNSSVNSSSLDYPLLVANGTYVYTANDCVNCKCSSGNNYILQCEASGLKPSPKTWSTCPAAQCNGTSSLYLLGNVTTASTTCNQTTCAYSGFTNESIFTTLATESTCPAGGPTGSPTSSPGSDASKNGMQGFRWNFLFISIQLIILCFTLS; encoded by the exons atgggttatGCTAAAGTGTTTGTGGGTGTACTCTTCTTGTTCGTCACTTTAGCCACCACGTCGGCGATCAAGTGCaccaccaacaccaccaccacaaactcCACGTGTCGCTCTCTAATTGACTACGTGCCCGTAAACGACACCGTCCTCTCCGCCGTCAAATCCCTCTTCCAAATCAAGAGATTCCACGACCTCTTAGGAGCCAACGACTTCTCCACCTCCACGTTACCAAACCAGACCCTACCAGCGAAGCAGAGGATCAGAATCCCCTTCACTTGCCGCTGCGTAAACGGGACAGGTGTCAGCGACAGAGCCCCCGTGTACAAGGTGAAAAAAGACGACGGGCTGTACAATATCGCTTTCTTTACTTTCTCAAACTTAGTAACGTACCAAGAAATCGCTAAGGTTAATGGGATACCTAATCCGGACAAGATTACGGTCGGGCAAGAGCTGTGGATCCCACTTCCTTGTAGCTGTGATGAAGTGGAGGGTGCTAAGGTCGTTCATTATGGACACGTGGTGGAATCTGGGAGCTCGGTGGATCAGATTGCTACGGTGTATGGGACCACACCGGCTATTTTGTTGAATCTCAACGGGATGGCTAATGCTAGTCAGCTTCTGGCCGGTCAAGTTCTTGACGTTCCTCTCAAAG CTTGTAATTCCAGTGTAAACAGCAGCTCCTTGGACTACCCTTTACTTGTTGCCAATGGCACTTATGTCTACACTGCTAATGATTGTGTGAACTGCAAATGTTCCTCAGGGAACAACTATAT ACTACAATGTGAGGCTTCTGGACTGAAACCATCACCCAAAACCTGGTCAACTTGCCCTGCAGCGCAATGTAATGGTACAAGCAGTCTATATCTTCTTGGCAATGTCACCACAGCTTCGACAACTTGTAACCAAACTACCTGTGCCTATTCTGGTTTCACAAACGAAAGCATTTTTACAACCCTTGCCACAGAGTCCACTTGTCCTGCAG GTGGACCAACTGGCTCACCAACTAGCTCACCAGGTTCTGATGCTTCTAAGAATGGTATGCAAGGTTTTAGATGGAACTTTCTTTTCATCTCTATTCAGTTGATCATCCTCTGTTTTACTCTTTCCTAG